In Carettochelys insculpta isolate YL-2023 chromosome 3, ASM3395843v1, whole genome shotgun sequence, the genomic stretch GAAATTTTTCAACTACTATATACAAGGTATCTTTCCAGAAGTGACCGTGTTCTTCTCCCTGGGGTCTCATTCAACTCAGACTACAAGGAACACAAAGGATCAGTGAAGGGGGAAAAATCTCCAGCTCCTGTGCACAGGAATCCAAccctcctttttttttgaaaattatttattATGAGTTATTTTCTTCTAAACCACATAAGCAGAAATAGCTGAACCTCCATTGACAGTCACTCCTTCCAAACACTTTTGTTCACTGCTGCTTAGGAGTATTCCTCCCTTTGTGCTTCCTATACTCTTCCCCTGAATCCTCAAGAACACCGCGTACACACTCTACCTCCTAGCATTCCTGCTGCATTTGGCTCCTGCATGAGCTGTAGTGTGGGACTGAGGACGTCAGGCTCTGCCCCCAAaattgctgaatagtaacagagagggagccgtgttagcctATATACTTTAAAGTGCCACGACTGCTTTTTTCTAAAATTGTTGATGTGGCTGATAAGCAACTAAGAGACAAATGTGTTTTGTATCATGCACTGCAGCCTACCTTTCCCGAGGAACAGCAAACCAGTACTCCGGCTGCTTTCTCCTTTTCCCATACTGCTGGGCCATGGTGGTGCTTTGAGTAACAAAAGACTTTCTCATGGGCTTGCCCACTTTGATACAGAGGAACATTGGAGGGGTCttgcttttctcctcttttgaaggaagcatATCTGAATCAGAGATAAAAGGAATGACAACCATCCAATACAGTACGAGGAGCTTGGGCACTGACACAAAGATCAGTCTCCTTCTGGGAAGGAATAGTCAACATTACTGTGAAACCCCGCGACTCTGAGTTTGCCACATTCAGCCTGGGAAGGCCTGAAGCCCTCCTTTTCAATAAGACAGATGCCCAAGGATTGTCAGTGGCCCACAGACCTTTCCCAAAAGCAGGACTTTGGGTTTTGAAACTGGCACAATGTCCTAAGCTATGATTTTCCTCTTGCCTAGTCCGACATACATCAGTAAtctcttcactgaagtcagtggagtttgtTAAAAACCCAGCACCTCACGCATGCTATGTATACCGGAGGCCAGTTTGTCTTGTGTCTAAGACAATTCTACATTTTCCAACGTGCTCCAATATTTCATTTATAGTCCTGTAACAGCAGAATGAGCAGCACGGTCACTGAGCTTATACTCCTGTTCAGCAGCACTTCATTGCCTAAGGATTTAAACTGGAAAATATTAAAACTGCCCTGAAAAGGAAATAAGAAGATGGATTCAACACTCAATACGATGATGCTGCCCAGTTCCCAGAGTTAACAAAATAAACATAGACAGAGGCCTACCTTCAATTGGTACTTGAATTCTCTGTAACAGCCAGAGTCTGATTTCTGAATTACTGTCCAACTGTGTTTCTTGACATGCCTTGTCCAAAGATGGTATTGATGAATATTTCACAGACTCTTTAAGATCCTTTTCCTCCACTGCAGCCAAGCTGACTTCCAAAGAAGGCTCTTTCCTTTCATCGCAGCTTGAATTAGGGTCCCCACTTTTAACTGTAAAATGTTTGTTAGCTTGGGGCTCTGACCAGTTCAGTGTAAGGTCTACACCTGTGGCTTTGTTGTTTTCACCTTCACCAATTCCAGCCTTATGTAGGTTTTCAGAAGACTGTGATCCATCTTCATCCTTACTGAGGTAAAATTCAATAAGTTTATTTTTGTCTATCTCTTTTTGAGTATCCAATGTAGTCTCCACCTTATCTGTTGGGGAACTGGCAAACTTGTTTACTTCTGGTATGACATCTTGCTTCTCACACGATTCTAAGTCTAGATCAGCTTTGGGTTCAACATCACTCTTAGCGTCCAAGGAATCAAAGCCCTGGACTTCTGAAACAGATTTGGTAACTTGTGACCTGGCTTTCCCCACCTCCCTGGGGTCAAAAGAAAAACCTTCTGTTACTGCATCTTTTACATCTAACCTGGCATTTGTATGAGATAAAGTCTCCTGCAGTTCAATGACATCATCATCTCCTCCTCGTAAAAGGGAACATTCTTTGGTTTTGGAGTCTGAAGCAGTTTTTTCCCCAGAAGGTTCCTTAGTATGTAACCCTGTAGCAGATGTTTCAGTTGGATCGGTGGAGGCCGTGTCACTGGGAGGTTCCAATGACTTAGATTCCACTGAAACAGTGCTGTCAGAAGGCTTAAGTAGTTCCAAATCTGCTGACTGCTTTTCCAAAGGCTTTATGGATTTAGAATCATCCCCATTTTGCTGCCTCTTCTCCTTGCTCAGGGATTTGAATTTGCTGAAAGGGTTGATATCTTTCTCGGAAGAAAGGTCTTCCCACTCTCCCGGCCTGTACAAAGGACAAAGATCCTTTGGAATGTCACTGTCAGGAGAAATGATGGATGTACGTGGGATGTTAAAAccaaaatggaaacaaaacaaaatggcaaagAGAACAACTAAATAtgtcaaaatgtttttaaacaatgaaactaaatgaaaaaatgacttccttgaaaataaaatgtaagccAGCTGATGTCAAATGAATTAACTGTGggaaataaaactttaaaaagatGAGTAGCTCTGCAGAGTGTGTTTTCCCCCACATGAGATATGTAACTAATCTGCTACTTGTTATCAGGTatccaataaaacaaaaataaggccagatcctcagtctGGTGTGAAATAGCactgctttactgaagtcaaaggTCCTGCGCTGATTTGcgccagctgaggacctggttCTGCTTATTCTGTTACTTTTCATCTGTATAAAGGAAAAGTGGTACACCCAGGACAACGCTCCCGGCTCTTCAAGCATTCCTGCTTCTCTGGCAAGAAGTTAATTATTAAAGTACAGCAAACCACAGTGAGAACCTCTACATTTTTAAAGCACTTACAGAACTTTTGAGCTGTTAATGATCTAAAAAGCATAAGTCATTCTTCTTGGCTCTTATTCCCCTAACACCAAAACCGATAATTTGACTGTCGGGAATTTTCCCAAAAACTTTAGGGATGGGTGTGCAAGCCATCAAAGACCCCAAAAGGAGGAAAATCTTAGAAATATAAGGACATATAGCTCAAGGTATTTATTTACTGTTATTCACATAGGTCAAGTTTAAAAGAGCATGAGAACAGATAACAAAAGCTTATACATTCTCCCACCAAAATATTGGGGTGGCAAGCATGGTATAGAGAGCTACACAAATGAAACAGGAAACCCTATGAATAACGGTTAGATTGTGTCACAGAGATCAGGATCCCATGACTTTCAGAGACCTTCATGACAGGCCCAGGGCACTGAGAGCCTGGGGCACAGGAAGCTGTTGCCccattatttttagtaaaagtcacaaaCACCTTCTACAAATTTTTGGTTTATTGCCTGTCACTGGTCCATAATGCTTCCTAAAAATAACCACAACAAAATCTTAGCTTTACTCATGACTACATCACTGCTCTACAGCTGTGCAGGGCTAGCTGCCTTAGTTCTGAATGGCAGAGACACTGTGGCTAATTTATTTTTGTTGGGTCGGGGATAAGAGAGAAGATGACATTTATTTAAACAGTGAAACCCTGTTTGCATTACGACAGGCTGTTTCTAGAACAGACCTATGGACAGTGTTTTTCCACCCCTAAACTGATGAAGTGAAAATACCAGCTAAGAAAGCACTGCTGTGTGTTAGAAGTAATTATGTGGGTTACAATTTCTGATTCCTGAAGGAGAGGGCTGATTTTTTGGAGTTTTGAGAAAGAAGAATTTACCTGCTGCTGTGAccagaaatgtttaaaaatacctGTTCCTTTAACCAATGTAGACACAATACCAACAGCAAGCAATCTAAACTGAAGCTAATCGGTAACATTCTGTATGCAccttatttacaaaaaaaattgtgaaacacTTTTACGAGCGGGcgaggagggagtgggagggtgtCCCTCTATCAGTTATAGAAATTAACATGAAGGAATCACATAAACCTAAACTTTACCCATGATGTGCCCTTGCTCTTTCTGCCTTTGGACTTTTTCACTGTCCTGTACTTATGTAGTAAATATAAAAACATCCCTCTCCTTTTTATTTTCGTTCCTCTTTTACAGCAGTGACTCTCCACCTTTCCAGACTACGGTACCGCTTTCAGGAGTCTGACCTGTCTTGTGTACTCCCAAATTTCACCTCACCAGAAaagtacttgcttacaaaattagACATGAAAATCCCAACATGAAATAGCACAGTGTTACGGTAAAACTCCTTACTTTCTCATATTTAccatgaaatataaatattgcattTACCTTTCAATATACAGTGAACAGAGCAGTATAAGCAAGTCATCATCTGCATGAAATGTTAGTTTGTGATGGCTTCACTACCAGTTTTGGTGTAGCTTGTTGTAAAGGTAGGCAAACATCTAAATGATCAGGTGAACCCTGTGGAAGACTTCTGCATCCCCCagggttgagaaacacttttATTGGGCATCACCAAATTTCTGCCTCTCTACATCTCTCTTTCCTTCAAGGCAATGTTAATTATTTATTCCCATGAACTCTTTTAATCacctctgttttctttttctgtccctgtccctgctcctcctcttctcacccctcccacccccatggtaAGATGTAATCACAAAGACCACTCCTTACGATGGCAGGGCATCTTTAATCTGCATGTGAGAGATATCATTGTAGAGGGCTATTGAGACAACCTCCTCCATAGGGCAGATGAGCCCATACTCTTCACAGCCATTCTCAATTACCAGCGGATCCGATTTATGTGGGTCAAACATGATGTTGTTTGGAGTCACTATCATGACACCCCCAACTACACCCTAATAACAAAAACAAACGAAGAGAGAGTGTTAGCATATCAAATCTAATCACTGATCAGAGGTCACCTTAATGAACAGCTCATTGTCACCATTTAAGTCATTTGCCTAGTATAAATAACGCTCTTCCATGTCTCTTTATACACCCCCGTGAAGCAACGTTTTCTAATAAAATGCTTCGACTCCCAATTGGGCCAGGTTTTATAAACAAGGAAAAATAAAGAGAGAACTATTTGTAACACTCAGAATGCTCAGCCAACAAGGTGAGTGTTATAAAGAGGATTCAGGGTACTTAACTTTCATTCCTGGCTGCTATCACCTAGGGCTCCGCACCTTGTTAATTAATCACAGGCAAGAAAAGGttctctctttttaaaaccaCAAACAGCTTTTTACTTTGGCCACCCCTGCCTCGTAAATCTGTTTCATCAGCCATGCGGACAGATTTCTGCACACAAGCAGAGCCTCCCAGTAACAGGAACATGAAGAAGTTACTGTATCACCAGCAGAAGAGTCTTGGGTTCTACACCTGTTTTCTTGAGAGGGGCATATTGAACACAGAAAAATCTTTTCTTGACATATTTTACAGGACCCGACATGGTGATTCTATTCTCCACCCTCCAATGACCACACTTGCCAAAACTAGCAATTTACACTGCTGCAGAAATGGTTTTTAACCTTTGGAAATTACTAGCCCTGCATTGGATGAATAACTGAATACACCCATAAGAAACAGTTACCTAAACTCAGAACATCTGGCTACTTGCAAGGATTCCAAGTGAGATTTCTGTCTCCCACAACCATGTGTGAGGCTCATGTATGACCATATTTTCAGCTAATACTGTATGAGATCATAAGTTGACAGATAGTTGTCATAGGGCCCGAACAACAGCAATATGAGCATGCATAACACTATAAGCATGGCTAAGGGAACGGCTAGTCAGCCAGTGAGTCATGTCAGCGGAGGCTAAGCTGCCAGAggaaatgacacaaaactaaCAGATCAATATTGGGGAGCACATTTTGTCTTTAGTTTGTGGAGCAAAGGCAAGATATACTTTGCACATGCTTCTTCTGTGTGATGTGTGTGCTTCAGACTCACAGGTATCCAGGTCACTGCTGTCAATGCAGCCAGCAGAAAGCTACCTAGATAGGTCAAGTTTTGTATTTGGGCAAAAGGGGAAACAGGACTACATTAAGCTCTGCTTGAAGACAAATTGGCAAGAACAAAGACCACATTGGACAGCTGAGGTGTGAAGCTGTTTGTAGCTCCTAAAGCATGCAGAAGCTTCAAGGAAACTGGCTGGCTATATAACATTGGGATTAATTTCACAGAATGAACAAGCTTCATGTCAGAAAGCACTGTGCTGCACAAATTTCTGCACACATCacactagtacaggttgaacttccctggtcttgcaccctcaggacctgtctgGTCCCAAAACAATGAATTTGCTGTACCAGGAGAGGACAatgccaacccctctgctgctgctggcttctgggCTCTGCTCTGGCAATAGCACAGGGTCTAGCATTGACATAACAGGGattggggcagcagctgagggaaGAGGCCAGGCAGAAATAGAGCCTTGGGGCTAGGACCAAGTGCCCACCCTGGTGCCGACAGCTGAGCCCCTCAGCTGCTAAGCTCCCTGCTCTGGACGTgagcctccacccccagccatggAGCTCCgcagctgccctgcctctttccctgagCACTCCACCCAGGCCTTGCTTCTCACTTGTCGTGCTCGTCCCCAAGCATGCAGACTGCAAATGAGCTATTTATAGCGGTCCAGAAACTCAGAAGGCAGGGGAGAAATTACTGAGGACAGGGCCCCGAGCTCTTCCCCTGCGCGAAAACCCACAGATCCCAGAGCAGAGAAGTCCCGTGTAcgaaggtccaacctgtattctGTCTACAATAGCTTCATGCTTGTTAACTACATTTTCCACATCTATTCACAACCAGAAGAAGCAAGAACCCTGAATGTGTGTCACTTATATGCAAAACAgtcaaagaaaggggaaaaaaagtgaatTACATGAACTACAACACACATGGACCTTTGTGTATTTTATGAAGTGATCCCGTAATTCCATGGAACCTGGCAGTCTCTGCTCAGGCCTTTTGTATCTCATGATTAGCGGAATGCTGCAGTGCAACTCTCATTCTGTCTTCCTAGAAGATGCgtttcctcccccacccttcctgccTGCCTTGGAAGGAGACCTTTCCAATAAGACTGTAACGGAGAAGGATCTGTGTGGGAAGGAAGAGCTATTCTTCCATCAAGTAATCACCATAATAGGTAAGGGGACATAAACAGCAAATGTCACTGCAGTGAGGAGCAACAAATAGCCTTTTGTTGGGAATCTTTTATCGCAGCTCTGCTATTAGCCCCTGACTTACACTACCAACAAAGTTCACATTCTGAAAGGATCTTGAATCAGACACATGGCCCAAGCTCCACTTACCTTGCCATCTGTGAAGTAACGgcagttcatttttaaaaatttgaccACTATCGGTTCATCTTCCTCTGAGGTGGACGACAGGACTCTCTCAATTGGTTTGCAGGCCTTTCTTGCCAAGTCAGCAtcctttaaaaagcaaaaagccTCAGTGCAAACCAGGACCAATTTCACAGACATTTTCTTTCATagattttgaaaaaattaaaGACAAAGGTCTGTAGCAATTTTCCTtttagtttaaaagaaaaatgtggcCAGATTTATATTTCACACTCCACACAGCATGTGACCACATTTTGTCTCCAGCACTATAAAAAACACAAACTCCACATAAATGACAGAcaggaaattaagaaaaaaacaaaccacccaaTACAAATGTTTCTGTTTACATACCTAGTTAACCACACTAAGGCCCAATTCTGCAAT encodes the following:
- the NCOA7 gene encoding nuclear receptor coactivator 7 isoform X3; translated protein: MFAAECCCAHEPGDCCRICRAAAAADKGAACQAPRTWSSVESEETLSSGYSSANADSCESLPEVVAWDPSSLIPSTSLLGAMHSFSVHKHFSWCVDYRQPYLLLDDNQNKTNEKKEKKMVIQKPPGTTEYTAGSQDTLNSIALKFNITPNKLVELNKLFTHTIVPGQVLYVPDTDHYSSAARLASSSPGAPISPSSSDAEYDKLPDADLARKACKPIERVLSSTSEEDEPIVVKFLKMNCRYFTDGKGVVGGVMIVTPNNIMFDPHKSDPLVIENGCEEYGLICPMEEVVSIALYNDISHMQIKDALPSPGEWEDLSSEKDINPFSKFKSLSKEKRQQNGDDSKSIKPLEKQSADLELLKPSDSTVSVESKSLEPPSDTASTDPTETSATGLHTKEPSGEKTASDSKTKECSLLRGGDDDVIELQETLSHTNARLDVKDAVTEGFSFDPREVGKARSQVTKSVSEVQGFDSLDAKSDVEPKADLDLESCEKQDVIPEVNKFASSPTDKVETTLDTQKEIDKNKLIEFYLSKDEDGSQSSENLHKAGIGEGENNKATGVDLTLNWSEPQANKHFTVKSGDPNSSCDERKEPSLEVSLAAVEEKDLKESVKYSSIPSLDKACQETQLDSNSEIRLWLLQRIQVPIEDMLPSKEEKSKTPPMFLCIKVGKPMRKSFVTQSTTMAQQYGKRRKQPEYWFAVPRERVDHLYTFFVQWSPEVYGKDAKEQGFVVVEKEELDMIDNFFSEPSTKSWEIITVEEAKRRKSICSYYEEDEDDSLPVLKHHSALLENMHIEQLARYLPARVQGYPWRLAYSTLEHGTSLKTLYRKSASLDNPVLLVIKDMDNQIFGAYATHPFRCSDHYYGTGETFLYTFSPNFKVFKWSGENTYFINGDISSLELGGGGGRFGLWLDADLYHGRSNSCSTFNNDILSKKEDFIIQDVEVWTFE
- the NCOA7 gene encoding nuclear receptor coactivator 7 isoform X4; the encoded protein is MEIKEEKKERRQGYFARLKKKKQAKQNAETAAAAANSRGTTGSKTQVGKDEGSKVILEQVSSEDNCKFAEEKEERVTEEEKRRKKYNHLKDIRRTELKRYYTIDDNQNKTNEKKEKKMVIQKPPGTTEYTAGSQDTLNSIALKFNITPNKLVELNKLFTHTIVPGQVLYVPDTDHYSSAARLASSSPGAPISPSSSDAEYDKLPDADLARKACKPIERVLSSTSEEDEPIVVKFLKMNCRYFTDGKGVVGGVMIVTPNNIMFDPHKSDPLVIENGCEEYGLICPMEEVVSIALYNDISHMQIKDALPSPGEWEDLSSEKDINPFSKFKSLSKEKRQQNGDDSKSIKPLEKQSADLELLKPSDSTVSVESKSLEPPSDTASTDPTETSATGLHTKEPSGEKTASDSKTKECSLLRGGDDDVIELQETLSHTNARLDVKDAVTEGFSFDPREVGKARSQVTKSVSEVQGFDSLDAKSDVEPKADLDLESCEKQDVIPEVNKFASSPTDKVETTLDTQKEIDKNKLIEFYLSKDEDGSQSSENLHKAGIGEGENNKATGVDLTLNWSEPQANKHFTVKSGDPNSSCDERKEPSLEVSLAAVEEKDLKESVKYSSIPSLDKACQETQLDSNSEIRLWLLQRIQVPIEDMLPSKEEKSKTPPMFLCIKVGKPMRKSFVTQSTTMAQQYGKRRKQPEYWFAVPRERVDHLYTFFVQWSPEVYGKDAKEQGFVVVEKEELDMIDNFFSEPSTKSWEIITVEEAKRRKSICSYYEEDEDDSLPVLKHHSALLENMHIEQLARYLPARVQGYPWRLAYSTLEHGTSLKTLYRKSASLDNPVLLVIKDMDNQIFGAYATHPFRCSDHYYGTGETFLYTFSPNFKVFKWSGENTYFINGDISSLELGGGGGRFGLWLDADLYHGRSNSCSTFNNDILSKKEDFIIQDVEVWTFE
- the NCOA7 gene encoding nuclear receptor coactivator 7 isoform X7 — its product is MNIKCIYYVHTSAFLLFPNQFQVEGCQAGSQDTLNSIALKFNITPNKLVELNKLFTHTIVPGQVLYVPDTDHYSSAARLASSSPGAPISPSSSDAEYDKLPDADLARKACKPIERVLSSTSEEDEPIVVKFLKMNCRYFTDGKGVVGGVMIVTPNNIMFDPHKSDPLVIENGCEEYGLICPMEEVVSIALYNDISHMQIKDALPSDIPKDLCPLYRPGEWEDLSSEKDINPFSKFKSLSKEKRQQNGDDSKSIKPLEKQSADLELLKPSDSTVSVESKSLEPPSDTASTDPTETSATGLHTKEPSGEKTASDSKTKECSLLRGGDDDVIELQETLSHTNARLDVKDAVTEGFSFDPREVGKARSQVTKSVSEVQGFDSLDAKSDVEPKADLDLESCEKQDVIPEVNKFASSPTDKVETTLDTQKEIDKNKLIEFYLSKDEDGSQSSENLHKAGIGEGENNKATGVDLTLNWSEPQANKHFTVKSGDPNSSCDERKEPSLEVSLAAVEEKDLKESVKYSSIPSLDKACQETQLDSNSEIRLWLLQRIQVPIEDMLPSKEEKSKTPPMFLCIKVGKPMRKSFVTQSTTMAQQYGKRRKQPEYWFAVPRERVDHLYTFFVQWSPEVYGKDAKEQGFVVVEKEELDMIDNFFSEPSTKSWEIITVEEAKRRKSICSYYEEDEDDSLPVLKHHSALLENMHIEQLARYLPARVQGYPWRLAYSTLEHGTSLKTLYRKSASLDNPVLLVIKDMDNQIFGAYATHPFRCSDHYYGTGETFLYTFSPNFKVFKWSGENTYFINGDISSLELGGGGGRFGLWLDADLYHGRSNSCSTFNNDILSKKEDFIIQDVEVWTFE
- the NCOA7 gene encoding nuclear receptor coactivator 7 isoform X1 translates to MFAAECCCAHEPGDCCRICRAAAAADKGAACQAPRTWSSVESEETLSSGYSSANADSCESLPEVVAWDPSSLIPSTSLLGAMHSFSVHKHFSWCVDYRQPYLLLDDNQNKTNEKKEKKMVIQKPPGTTEYTAGSQDTLNSIALKFNITPNKLVELNKLFTHTIVPGQVLYVPDTDHYSSAARLASSSPGAPISPSSSDAEYDKLPDADLARKACKPIERVLSSTSEEDEPIVVKFLKMNCRYFTDGKGVVGGVMIVTPNNIMFDPHKSDPLVIENGCEEYGLICPMEEVVSIALYNDISHMQIKDALPSDIPKDLCPLYRPGEWEDLSSEKDINPFSKFKSLSKEKRQQNGDDSKSIKPLEKQSADLELLKPSDSTVSVESKSLEPPSDTASTDPTETSATGLHTKEPSGEKTASDSKTKECSLLRGGDDDVIELQETLSHTNARLDVKDAVTEGFSFDPREVGKARSQVTKSVSEVQGFDSLDAKSDVEPKADLDLESCEKQDVIPEVNKFASSPTDKVETTLDTQKEIDKNKLIEFYLSKDEDGSQSSENLHKAGIGEGENNKATGVDLTLNWSEPQANKHFTVKSGDPNSSCDERKEPSLEVSLAAVEEKDLKESVKYSSIPSLDKACQETQLDSNSEIRLWLLQRIQVPIEDMLPSKEEKSKTPPMFLCIKVGKPMRKSFVTQSTTMAQQYGKRRKQPEYWFAVPRERVDHLYTFFVQWSPEVYGKDAKEQGFVVVEKEELDMIDNFFSEPSTKSWEIITVEEAKRRKSICSYYEEDEDDSLPVLKHHSALLENMHIEQLARYLPARVQGYPWRLAYSTLEHGTSLKTLYRKSASLDNPVLLVIKDMDNQIFGAYATHPFRCSDHYYGTGETFLYTFSPNFKVFKWSGENTYFINGDISSLELGGGGGRFGLWLDADLYHGRSNSCSTFNNDILSKKEDFIIQDVEVWTFE
- the NCOA7 gene encoding nuclear receptor coactivator 7 isoform X5 codes for the protein MTIKTKPMKRKRRKWLSRNPLGLQNILFSKRRNAYPNSLMNAVLRMGQSAYILTARMDEKAGSQDTLNSIALKFNITPNKLVELNKLFTHTIVPGQVLYVPDTDHYSSAARLASSSPGAPISPSSSDAEYDKLPDADLARKACKPIERVLSSTSEEDEPIVVKFLKMNCRYFTDGKGVVGGVMIVTPNNIMFDPHKSDPLVIENGCEEYGLICPMEEVVSIALYNDISHMQIKDALPSDIPKDLCPLYRPGEWEDLSSEKDINPFSKFKSLSKEKRQQNGDDSKSIKPLEKQSADLELLKPSDSTVSVESKSLEPPSDTASTDPTETSATGLHTKEPSGEKTASDSKTKECSLLRGGDDDVIELQETLSHTNARLDVKDAVTEGFSFDPREVGKARSQVTKSVSEVQGFDSLDAKSDVEPKADLDLESCEKQDVIPEVNKFASSPTDKVETTLDTQKEIDKNKLIEFYLSKDEDGSQSSENLHKAGIGEGENNKATGVDLTLNWSEPQANKHFTVKSGDPNSSCDERKEPSLEVSLAAVEEKDLKESVKYSSIPSLDKACQETQLDSNSEIRLWLLQRIQVPIEDMLPSKEEKSKTPPMFLCIKVGKPMRKSFVTQSTTMAQQYGKRRKQPEYWFAVPRERVDHLYTFFVQWSPEVYGKDAKEQGFVVVEKEELDMIDNFFSEPSTKSWEIITVEEAKRRKSICSYYEEDEDDSLPVLKHHSALLENMHIEQLARYLPARVQGYPWRLAYSTLEHGTSLKTLYRKSASLDNPVLLVIKDMDNQIFGAYATHPFRCSDHYYGTGETFLYTFSPNFKVFKWSGENTYFINGDISSLELGGGGGRFGLWLDADLYHGRSNSCSTFNNDILSKKEDFIIQDVEVWTFE
- the NCOA7 gene encoding nuclear receptor coactivator 7 isoform X2, which codes for MEIKEEKKERRQGYFARLKKKKQAKQNAETAAAAANSRGTTGSKTQVGKDEGSKVILEQVSSEDNCKFAEEKEERVTEEEKRRKKYNHLKDIRRTELKRYYTIDDNQNKTNEKKEKKMVIQKPPGTTEYTAGSQDTLNSIALKFNITPNKLVELNKLFTHTIVPGQVLYVPDTDHYSSAARLASSSPGAPISPSSSDAEYDKLPDADLARKACKPIERVLSSTSEEDEPIVVKFLKMNCRYFTDGKGVVGGVMIVTPNNIMFDPHKSDPLVIENGCEEYGLICPMEEVVSIALYNDISHMQIKDALPSDIPKDLCPLYRPGEWEDLSSEKDINPFSKFKSLSKEKRQQNGDDSKSIKPLEKQSADLELLKPSDSTVSVESKSLEPPSDTASTDPTETSATGLHTKEPSGEKTASDSKTKECSLLRGGDDDVIELQETLSHTNARLDVKDAVTEGFSFDPREVGKARSQVTKSVSEVQGFDSLDAKSDVEPKADLDLESCEKQDVIPEVNKFASSPTDKVETTLDTQKEIDKNKLIEFYLSKDEDGSQSSENLHKAGIGEGENNKATGVDLTLNWSEPQANKHFTVKSGDPNSSCDERKEPSLEVSLAAVEEKDLKESVKYSSIPSLDKACQETQLDSNSEIRLWLLQRIQVPIEDMLPSKEEKSKTPPMFLCIKVGKPMRKSFVTQSTTMAQQYGKRRKQPEYWFAVPRERVDHLYTFFVQWSPEVYGKDAKEQGFVVVEKEELDMIDNFFSEPSTKSWEIITVEEAKRRKSICSYYEEDEDDSLPVLKHHSALLENMHIEQLARYLPARVQGYPWRLAYSTLEHGTSLKTLYRKSASLDNPVLLVIKDMDNQIFGAYATHPFRCSDHYYGTGETFLYTFSPNFKVFKWSGENTYFINGDISSLELGGGGGRFGLWLDADLYHGRSNSCSTFNNDILSKKEDFIIQDVEVWTFE